One region of Ferrimicrobium sp. genomic DNA includes:
- the thiL gene encoding thiamine-phosphate kinase encodes MTGQEWDELALIEGITQRAKWDPTQEVLGDDAAVMPAQGTSLALCADALVQGIHFDLAYWTPAQIGAKAVTVNISDLAAMAAAPLWILSTIAAPKNFDVEALLLGIESRAQSYGAKLIGGDLTRSDYVVVSVTAIGSQLLPPLRRGGAQPGDTIFVTRPLGLASVALSRLSQAGQVDDRTRSALLDPSARVEEGFAAARAGANAAIDISDGLALDLHRLANASGVGFHLHTVPIAPGAGIADALGGGEDFELLFTAPDPHLVYGEYAKARLAQPFAIGTIVSSPTDRTLNNAPLDPMGYRH; translated from the coding sequence GTGACGGGTCAAGAGTGGGATGAACTCGCTCTCATCGAGGGTATTACCCAACGAGCCAAGTGGGATCCGACCCAGGAAGTTCTCGGTGATGATGCGGCCGTTATGCCAGCTCAAGGCACCTCGCTCGCCCTCTGTGCCGATGCATTGGTCCAAGGAATCCACTTCGATCTCGCCTATTGGACTCCGGCCCAGATTGGGGCCAAAGCGGTGACAGTCAATATCTCTGATCTTGCGGCGATGGCTGCTGCGCCACTCTGGATCCTCTCAACGATCGCTGCACCCAAAAACTTCGATGTCGAGGCACTCCTCCTCGGGATCGAGAGTCGGGCACAAAGCTACGGTGCCAAACTCATCGGAGGCGACCTCACAAGATCCGACTACGTGGTGGTCTCAGTCACCGCCATCGGGTCCCAACTCTTACCACCGCTGCGCCGTGGAGGCGCGCAACCAGGGGACACGATTTTTGTCACTAGACCCCTTGGCCTGGCATCGGTCGCCCTCTCACGCCTCTCACAAGCTGGCCAAGTCGATGATCGCACCCGGAGTGCACTCCTAGATCCTAGTGCACGCGTGGAGGAGGGCTTTGCCGCTGCTCGAGCTGGAGCAAACGCCGCCATCGACATCTCGGATGGATTGGCCCTCGATCTTCACCGACTTGCCAACGCCTCCGGTGTTGGCTTCCACTTGCACACGGTGCCAATCGCCCCAGGCGCGGGTATCGCCGATGCTCTTGGCGGAGGTGAGGACTTTGAGTTGCTCTTTACGGCTCCTGATCCACATCTCGTCTATGGCGAGTATGCCAAGGCACGCCTCGCACAGCCATTTGCTATTGGCACCATCGTCTCTAGTCCCACGGACCGTACGCTCAACAATGCCCCATTGGATCCAATGGGCTATCGACACTGA
- a CDS encoding HNH endonuclease: protein MAGVLVLNASYEALCVVSTHRAIGLVVVGKADVELGTSTLLHSARMVIPEPSVIRLRYFVRVPHLRRVAPTKRAIFARDQYRCQYCGAPAENVDHVIPRSRGGPHRWDNVVASCRSCNSRKRDRLLSETNFVLHRPPQVPRGRTSAIILLGLVRDEWIPYLDYEFAAAERPFQELSG from the coding sequence ATGGCAGGGGTCCTCGTTCTGAATGCGAGCTACGAGGCTCTCTGTGTTGTTTCGACCCATCGGGCTATTGGCCTGGTTGTTGTTGGCAAGGCCGATGTGGAGCTAGGTACCTCCACGCTTTTGCACTCGGCTCGCATGGTGATCCCCGAGCCGTCGGTGATCCGGCTTCGCTACTTTGTGCGTGTTCCCCATCTGCGAAGAGTCGCACCCACGAAACGAGCTATCTTCGCTCGTGATCAATATCGGTGCCAGTATTGCGGGGCACCAGCCGAGAACGTCGATCACGTGATTCCTCGTAGCCGTGGTGGACCACACCGGTGGGATAACGTGGTTGCTTCATGCCGGTCCTGCAACTCGCGGAAACGTGATCGCCTGTTGTCTGAGACAAACTTCGTGCTGCACCGACCGCCACAGGTTCCGCGTGGCCGCACCTCGGCCATCATACTCCTCGGCCTCGTTCGAGACGAGTGGATTCCCTATCTCGACTACGAATTTGCCGCAGCCGAGCGCCCGTTCCAGGAGCTCAGCGGTTAG
- a CDS encoding acyl-CoA dehydrogenase family protein, whose amino-acid sequence MDLSLSEVAEEFRLQFRSFLAEELPAGFAGVGALAIDSVPDFVNWWRLRLYEGGFLAVSWPKEYGGRGLTVESEIVIAQESAAVGVPTGGPNDHFGIQMLGNTLLVHGSEEQRRHFLPRIIDGSYRFAQGYSEPNAGSDLAALTLRGRVDGDEVILDGQKIWTSEAHLANWMFVLARTDPEAPKHRGISFVLVPLEVDGGAGDLRNSVGYQANGVEVRPIRMISGKSEFNEVFFTGSRAKLDHVVGGLHQGWAVAMTLLGFERGEAAATLPIRFQFELDRLGELLAARGAFDDADLLDRFVLCQTRLFALRSMGYGWLSNVLAGTEQGAQSSVFKLFWSEYHQLVTELAVDALGGEALVPTGRPSSSAFRTDDVGAPNSTRSWDEVFLHARAGTIYAGTSEIQRSIIGERLLGLPREPRG is encoded by the coding sequence ATGGATCTTTCCCTCTCTGAGGTTGCTGAGGAGTTTCGTCTTCAGTTTCGATCCTTCCTCGCCGAGGAACTTCCCGCGGGATTCGCTGGTGTTGGCGCACTCGCCATTGACTCTGTTCCCGATTTTGTGAACTGGTGGAGGCTTCGCCTTTACGAGGGAGGCTTTCTCGCCGTATCGTGGCCGAAAGAGTACGGTGGTCGTGGACTGACGGTAGAGAGCGAGATTGTCATCGCTCAAGAGAGCGCCGCCGTTGGGGTTCCGACTGGCGGGCCTAATGACCACTTTGGCATCCAGATGTTAGGCAATACCCTGCTCGTTCATGGTTCTGAGGAACAGCGGAGACACTTTCTACCCCGGATTATCGATGGCAGTTACCGGTTTGCACAGGGGTATTCGGAGCCCAACGCTGGGTCAGATCTTGCTGCACTTACCCTGCGTGGGCGTGTGGACGGGGATGAGGTAATCCTTGATGGTCAAAAGATCTGGACCTCAGAGGCACACTTGGCGAACTGGATGTTTGTACTGGCTCGAACCGACCCGGAGGCACCAAAGCACCGCGGTATCTCCTTTGTGCTGGTACCGCTCGAGGTTGATGGCGGCGCGGGAGATCTCCGGAACTCGGTAGGGTACCAAGCCAATGGGGTCGAGGTCCGCCCGATCCGGATGATCTCCGGTAAGTCTGAGTTCAACGAGGTGTTCTTTACTGGGTCGCGCGCAAAGCTCGATCATGTGGTTGGTGGCCTGCATCAGGGCTGGGCCGTCGCCATGACGCTGCTGGGGTTCGAACGGGGTGAGGCCGCAGCAACCCTGCCGATTCGATTCCAATTCGAGCTTGATCGTCTAGGCGAGCTACTTGCGGCTCGTGGTGCGTTCGACGATGCGGATCTCTTGGATCGGTTTGTCCTTTGCCAGACCCGACTCTTCGCACTTCGGAGCATGGGTTACGGGTGGCTCTCAAATGTCCTCGCCGGAACTGAGCAAGGGGCACAATCCTCTGTCTTTAAGCTCTTTTGGTCCGAATACCATCAACTCGTGACCGAGCTCGCGGTCGATGCGCTGGGTGGTGAGGCGCTCGTGCCCACAGGGCGCCCAAGCTCCTCCGCCTTTCGGACTGATGATGTGGGTGCTCCGAACTCCACACGGTCATGGGATGAAGTCTTCCTCCATGCGAGAGCAGGCACGATCTATGCGGGGACCTCTGAGATCCAGCGCTCAATCATCGGAGAGCGTCTGCTCGGTCTCCCACGGGAGCCACGGGGATGA
- a CDS encoding DUF3040 domain-containing protein, producing the protein MPLNEDEQRILQEIEKTFYENDPEFADRVRSETVYKHSGRNLKWATLGFVVGLAFTILTFTISVVLGAVGFLVMLGSAVYFERNLRRVGRASLQDLSSRQFKQGGFKSMGKKLRGEDQ; encoded by the coding sequence ATGCCGCTAAATGAGGACGAGCAGCGGATTCTCCAGGAGATTGAGAAGACCTTCTACGAGAACGACCCGGAGTTCGCTGACCGGGTTCGCTCGGAGACGGTCTACAAACACTCGGGCAGAAACCTGAAATGGGCGACGCTCGGTTTTGTCGTCGGCCTTGCCTTTACCATCCTTACGTTCACGATATCTGTTGTCCTTGGTGCTGTTGGCTTTCTCGTGATGTTGGGGTCGGCGGTCTACTTCGAGCGTAACCTTCGAAGGGTTGGCAGGGCCTCGCTGCAAGATCTCTCGTCGCGCCAGTTCAAGCAGGGTGGATTCAAGTCCATGGGCAAGAAGCTTCGGGGTGAGGATCAATAG
- a CDS encoding PIG-L deacetylase family protein, with protein sequence MHTYTKIPHTALAIFAHPDDAEIACGGTLARWAAERCHVILAVATQGDKGGDGGDPGRLSEERTRELLEAGRLLGVNDVIQLAYLDGELENSLELRRRLVTLIRSFRPEVVLTGDPTAVFFGDLYYNHRDHRQLGWAVLDAVFPAARQRAYFPEAGDPVEELEVLLAASLEPNTSVSIDGLVEKKVAAMRAHRAQLARYQDALDRVVAERARQAARQAGVSGEAELFRMVRGGA encoded by the coding sequence ATGCACACCTATACAAAAATTCCCCACACGGCGCTGGCTATCTTTGCCCATCCTGACGATGCAGAGATCGCCTGTGGCGGCACCCTTGCTCGATGGGCTGCGGAGCGTTGTCATGTTATCCTTGCGGTGGCGACCCAAGGGGACAAAGGCGGTGATGGCGGTGATCCTGGTCGACTCTCGGAGGAACGCACGCGCGAACTGCTCGAAGCAGGAAGACTGCTTGGGGTTAACGATGTCATTCAACTCGCCTATTTGGACGGAGAGCTTGAGAACTCGTTGGAACTGCGCCGTCGGTTGGTGACGCTCATCAGAAGTTTCCGCCCGGAAGTGGTGCTCACCGGAGATCCGACTGCAGTTTTCTTTGGGGATCTCTACTACAACCATCGAGATCATCGGCAACTCGGTTGGGCGGTGCTCGATGCGGTGTTTCCGGCGGCCCGCCAGCGCGCTTACTTCCCTGAGGCTGGGGATCCGGTCGAGGAGCTCGAGGTGCTATTGGCAGCCTCGCTGGAGCCTAACACATCGGTCTCGATCGATGGACTGGTGGAGAAGAAGGTTGCAGCCATGAGGGCGCATCGAGCGCAGTTGGCGAGATATCAGGATGCGCTTGATCGCGTGGTGGCGGAGCGAGCGCGGCAGGCGGCGCGCCAAGCTGGCGTTTCCGGGGAGGCGGAGTTATTTCGCATGGTTCGGGGAGGTGCTTGA
- a CDS encoding threonine aldolase family protein produces the protein MEVIDLRSDTVTKPSTAMRAFMMEAEVGDDGYGEDPSVAALERRVAELTGFEAGLFVASGTMGNQVALRTLVQPGDPVIVAARAHLLQFEAGASAKNASIQLLTVDDGMGYPDPSQVADLVRQYRRLQNPIRLIAIENTHMPSGGTPIDGDALTMLFAAADGTPVYIDGARLWNAAVALDVTPALLCQGSVAVSTCLSKGLAAPMGSVLSGSAALISRARVERARLGGRLRQAGIMAAGGLYALDHHMTRLEEDHRRAQRLASLISTQLPATTADVQSVPTNIVLVKVKDPTQSQQRLAGQGVLCNVLPAGDLRLVTHRDLDDRAIELAASRIVASL, from the coding sequence ATGGAAGTGATCGACCTCCGCTCTGATACCGTTACCAAGCCTTCGACGGCGATGCGAGCGTTCATGATGGAGGCTGAGGTGGGTGATGACGGCTATGGGGAGGATCCAAGCGTTGCCGCACTGGAGCGTCGGGTCGCTGAACTGACTGGCTTTGAAGCTGGCCTCTTTGTCGCCTCCGGCACCATGGGCAACCAGGTCGCGCTGCGCACGCTGGTCCAACCGGGTGATCCCGTCATCGTAGCAGCTCGTGCGCACCTCTTGCAGTTTGAGGCGGGGGCCTCAGCCAAGAATGCGAGTATTCAGTTGCTCACGGTGGACGATGGAATGGGGTATCCTGACCCATCACAGGTCGCTGATCTTGTACGCCAGTATCGTCGTCTACAGAATCCGATCCGTCTCATTGCCATCGAGAACACCCATATGCCAAGTGGTGGAACGCCGATCGATGGGGATGCACTAACGATGCTCTTTGCAGCCGCTGACGGCACCCCGGTGTACATCGATGGCGCACGTCTGTGGAATGCAGCGGTTGCTCTCGATGTCACACCAGCGCTTCTCTGTCAGGGATCCGTTGCGGTGAGTACCTGCCTGTCAAAGGGGTTGGCAGCTCCGATGGGCTCGGTTCTGTCCGGTTCGGCTGCGCTCATCAGCCGTGCTCGAGTGGAGCGTGCGCGACTCGGCGGACGCCTTCGTCAAGCGGGTATCATGGCGGCCGGCGGCCTCTACGCGCTCGACCACCACATGACCCGCCTCGAGGAGGACCACCGACGCGCCCAGCGTCTAGCCTCGCTGATCAGCACTCAATTGCCAGCCACGACTGCCGATGTTCAATCCGTGCCCACCAATATCGTACTTGTGAAGGTCAAGGATCCGACCCAGAGCCAACAGCGCCTGGCCGGCCAAGGCGTCCTCTGTAACGTTCTACCCGCTGGTGACCTACGCCTTGTCACCCATCGCGATCTCGATGATCGTGCGATTGAGCTCGCCGCCAGTCGCATCGTTGCGAGTCTGTAG
- a CDS encoding inositol monophosphatase family protein, with protein sequence MNHELLPTALDALAKARASLPQQSRQVIDTKSSNTDPVTAADRALERAIRDTIAEQRPNDTFIGEEYGTTDHAAGTTRWIVDPIDGTVNYSYSIPSYAISIAAEVNGQVEVGLVFDVGHNELFQAVRGQGATCNGIPLQASQETELAKALCGTGFGYSAATRKLQAQILHDVIDEIRDIRRFGAAAIDICWTGAGRVDGYFETGLKVWDYAAASLVATEAGARFATDLPGIGDDGLTVAAGSGLFDALADRIVTLYQGLAR encoded by the coding sequence GTGAACCACGAACTCTTGCCCACTGCCCTCGATGCCCTTGCCAAGGCTCGCGCATCCCTGCCACAGCAATCCCGTCAGGTCATTGATACCAAATCCTCTAACACCGATCCCGTCACCGCGGCCGATCGAGCCCTCGAACGAGCCATCCGTGACACCATCGCCGAGCAACGTCCCAACGATACCTTTATCGGCGAGGAGTACGGCACCACCGATCATGCGGCTGGCACCACCCGTTGGATTGTCGACCCGATCGATGGAACCGTCAACTACAGCTACTCGATCCCCTCCTATGCAATCTCCATCGCGGCGGAGGTCAATGGCCAGGTTGAGGTCGGACTCGTCTTTGATGTCGGTCACAACGAACTCTTTCAAGCCGTCCGGGGCCAGGGAGCCACCTGCAACGGCATACCCCTGCAGGCGAGTCAAGAGACCGAATTAGCCAAGGCGCTTTGTGGCACTGGCTTTGGCTACAGCGCCGCAACTCGCAAACTCCAGGCGCAGATCCTACACGATGTCATCGACGAGATACGCGACATTCGGCGCTTTGGAGCTGCAGCCATCGACATCTGCTGGACAGGTGCAGGTAGAGTCGATGGGTACTTCGAGACAGGGCTAAAGGTTTGGGACTATGCAGCTGCGTCGCTCGTCGCCACCGAGGCAGGAGCCAGATTCGCAACCGATCTGCCGGGGATTGGCGATGATGGGCTTACCGTTGCCGCAGGATCGGGTCTTTTTGACGCTCTCGCCGATCGCATCGTCACGCTCTACCAAGGGCTAGCACGCTGA
- a CDS encoding SRPBCC family protein, with amino-acid sequence MNRVKSTEITIHAPAEEIFDYLARPANHVSVDGSDTVRQALVGPERLYPGAKFRMKMHMFVPYTITNTVVTFAENSEIAWRHSGRHIWRYQLRELGDGSTKVTESFEWDKAPLRLVYELTGVPSRNLTAMVNTLANLKKHFEVDVQK; translated from the coding sequence GTGAATCGAGTCAAAAGTACGGAAATAACGATTCACGCTCCGGCAGAGGAGATTTTTGACTATCTCGCTCGACCAGCGAATCATGTCTCGGTCGATGGGTCAGATACGGTCCGCCAAGCCCTCGTTGGGCCGGAGCGACTCTATCCCGGCGCGAAGTTTCGTATGAAGATGCATATGTTTGTGCCCTACACCATCACCAATACGGTCGTGACCTTTGCAGAGAATTCGGAGATCGCTTGGCGCCATTCGGGGCGACATATTTGGCGGTATCAGCTACGGGAGCTTGGTGATGGTTCTACAAAGGTGACAGAGTCCTTTGAGTGGGATAAGGCTCCTTTGCGCTTGGTCTATGAACTTACCGGCGTCCCTAGCCGCAACCTCACCGCCATGGTCAATACGTTGGCCAACCTGAAGAAGCACTTTGAGGTCGATGTCCAAAAGTGA
- the nrdR gene encoding transcriptional regulator NrdR: MRCPYCNADDTRVIESRVVEDGEAIRRRRECGSCARRFTTFERYAGAKTMVVKRTGEHEEFDREKIVRGMLAALKNRPVAPAEVDRIVVDLEEQLRSLAEVTSTEIGLRILEQLRTLDEVGYLRFASVYKNFDGVDDFRREVLEIDDRSFTLRKKEDEGGRE, from the coding sequence GTGCGATGCCCCTATTGCAATGCAGATGACACGCGAGTCATTGAGTCTCGTGTGGTGGAAGATGGTGAGGCGATTCGTCGTCGCCGTGAATGTGGTAGCTGTGCACGACGATTCACGACCTTTGAACGTTATGCCGGCGCGAAGACCATGGTGGTCAAACGTACTGGCGAACACGAGGAGTTCGATCGCGAGAAGATTGTTCGCGGCATGCTAGCCGCATTGAAGAATCGACCGGTGGCCCCTGCGGAGGTCGATCGGATCGTCGTCGACCTCGAGGAACAACTTCGATCCCTCGCCGAGGTCACCTCCACGGAGATTGGTCTGCGGATACTAGAGCAACTGCGTACGTTAGACGAGGTCGGCTACCTCCGCTTTGCTAGCGTGTACAAGAACTTCGATGGGGTCGATGATTTTCGGCGCGAGGTTTTGGAAATTGATGATCGGAGTTTTACGTTGCGAAAGAAAGAGGATGAAGGAGGACGCGAGTGA
- the lexA gene encoding transcriptional repressor LexA, with protein MPRTNNDVRTEIVNFLKETLDQRGYPPSIREIGVHVGLSSPASVQHHLRRLESDGLIHRDPTRSRAISLANEPPRAIELPLLADVGAGYSVVAEATTTETLAVPASMIGSGDHFALRVRGDSMVDIGIFDGDYAIVHQQADAHDGEIVIATIDDQFGTIKVLRKVGNRVLLEARNRRDPNLQIPTEITNRGRVQGKVIAIWRTL; from the coding sequence GTGCCAAGAACCAACAACGATGTGAGAACCGAAATCGTAAATTTCCTGAAAGAAACCCTCGACCAGCGTGGCTACCCACCCTCGATTCGAGAGATCGGCGTTCATGTTGGACTCTCATCCCCTGCCTCCGTACAGCATCATCTCCGGCGACTTGAATCCGATGGTCTGATTCATCGCGACCCTACCCGCTCGCGGGCGATCTCGCTTGCCAACGAACCGCCTCGAGCCATCGAGCTACCGCTCCTGGCTGATGTCGGCGCGGGTTACTCGGTAGTAGCCGAGGCAACGACCACCGAGACGCTTGCGGTCCCAGCATCGATGATCGGGAGCGGTGATCACTTTGCCCTACGGGTCCGCGGTGATTCCATGGTCGACATCGGGATCTTTGACGGTGATTACGCGATCGTACACCAGCAAGCCGACGCCCACGACGGTGAGATCGTGATCGCGACAATCGATGATCAATTCGGGACGATCAAGGTGTTGCGCAAGGTGGGCAATCGCGTGTTGCTAGAGGCTCGCAATCGGCGGGACCCAAACCTACAGATCCCAACGGAGATCACCAACCGAGGGCGAGTCCAAGGAAAGGTGATCGCCATCTGGCGTACCCTCTAA
- the dapE gene encoding succinyl-diaminopimelate desuccinylase codes for MSDLLITYARDLLAIPSVSGEEKAIADYVAAQLSSKANWRLDRVGDTIIAHRDGRVGARILLCGHLDTVPGDPRIDEDDEAFYGLGSCDMKGGLAVMLALADQEYAGALTLVFYPCEEVAFDQNGLHSLGPSWEAMVADHDLAVLLEPTDGVVELGCQGTLRMRFELMGARAHTSRPWMGQNAIDRLGVVLDRAQEFERRSPVLAGVSFQESLSPVRVESFVANNVVPDEAKVWFNYRFAPDLTTAEAQARLLAWFKPVLGENDIVILEDGADGARPVSSGFEGLIDAAGQPKAKLGWTDVSFLASLGLPSVNYGPGEPLLAHSGHERLAKSALASTLETLTGWILSQAG; via the coding sequence GTGAGTGACCTCCTGATCACGTACGCTCGAGACCTGCTGGCAATCCCCTCGGTCTCGGGGGAGGAGAAGGCGATCGCCGATTACGTGGCGGCGCAGCTGAGTAGTAAGGCAAACTGGCGACTGGATCGGGTCGGTGACACGATCATCGCTCATCGCGATGGGAGGGTCGGGGCGAGGATCCTTCTCTGTGGACATCTCGACACTGTCCCTGGCGATCCGCGGATTGATGAGGACGACGAGGCGTTCTACGGCCTGGGTTCCTGTGATATGAAGGGTGGTTTGGCGGTGATGCTAGCCCTTGCTGATCAGGAGTATGCCGGCGCGCTGACGCTGGTGTTTTACCCCTGCGAGGAGGTGGCCTTCGACCAGAACGGTCTGCACTCCCTCGGTCCCTCCTGGGAGGCGATGGTGGCTGATCACGATCTTGCCGTCTTGCTGGAGCCCACCGATGGAGTCGTGGAACTTGGATGCCAAGGCACTCTGAGAATGCGTTTTGAGCTGATGGGTGCGCGTGCACACACCTCTCGACCGTGGATGGGTCAGAACGCGATTGACCGTCTGGGAGTGGTTCTGGACCGGGCACAGGAGTTTGAACGACGGAGTCCTGTCCTTGCCGGAGTGAGCTTCCAAGAGTCATTATCACCAGTACGTGTGGAGAGTTTCGTCGCCAACAACGTGGTGCCCGATGAGGCAAAAGTATGGTTCAACTACCGTTTTGCGCCGGATCTCACCACTGCCGAGGCCCAGGCACGACTCCTCGCGTGGTTCAAGCCGGTGCTCGGTGAGAACGATATCGTTATCCTTGAGGATGGCGCGGACGGAGCCAGGCCCGTATCTAGTGGCTTTGAGGGGCTGATCGATGCTGCTGGCCAGCCCAAAGCGAAACTTGGTTGGACAGATGTGAGTTTTCTCGCATCCCTCGGCCTTCCTTCGGTGAACTATGGACCAGGGGAACCGCTCCTGGCGCACAGTGGACATGAACGATTGGCCAAGTCAGCGTTAGCGTCGACGTTGGAGACGCTAACTGGATGGATCTTGAGCCAAGCAGGCTAA